The following coding sequences are from one Culex quinquefasciatus strain JHB chromosome 1, VPISU_Cqui_1.0_pri_paternal, whole genome shotgun sequence window:
- the LOC6044220 gene encoding uncharacterized protein LOC6044220 has product MGAYRDSNSCGRFLSNLVLFLVYPCVCCWQFLNRTFAVQPWDRPRPMSGDGLEDETDLDEYDVHLQRQGLLRGSTLVQRQVQLTTTTQANTSGSEELEELSKLLTQTGESDREDEGDRYPGRYSNTEDEAIDTRYVLNVMNESRKSLRAVHSSSSPGTSGIRSRRRHRSNESRPS; this is encoded by the exons ATGGGAGCGTATCGGGATTCGAACAG TTGCGGAAGATTTCTGTCGAATCTGGTGCTTTTCCTGGTGTATCCTTGCGTGTGCTGCTGGCAGTTCCTGAACCGGACTTTCGCCGTCCAGCCCTGGGACCGGCCGAGGCCCATGTCCGGGGACGGCTTGGAGGACGAAACGGACCTGGACGAGTACGATGTTCACCTGCAACGGCAAGGATTATTGCGGGGTTCAACGTTGGTGCAGCGACAGGTGCAACTAACGACCACGACCCAGGCCAATACGAGCGGGAGTGAGGAGTTGGAAGAGCTATCCAAACTGTTGACTCAGACTGGAGAGAGTGACCGGGAGGATGAGGGGGACAGGTATCCGGGCCGGTACAGTAATACTGAGGACGAGGCCATCGACACCCGGTACGTGCTGAATGTGATGAACGAGAGTCGGAAATCGTTGCGAGCGGTG CATTCATCGAGTTCCCCCGGAACCAGCGGCATTCGATCACGGAGAAGACACCGCTCAAACGAATCGAGACCGAGCTGA